AATATTTGCGATAAAACCATTGGCGTCAACTTCCACCAAGGTATCCGCAGAGGGGATTACAGTATCGACCGCCTTATAGATATGAACGGCAGCAATCAATTCCTGAATCACATCATGGGAAAGAAATGGTCGCACACCATCATGAATAAGCACATAGTCGGCAGAACTGCACTCAATGCCGATTCGCGAAGACTCCTGCCGGGTTTGGCCACCACATACAACCTTGGAAACCTTCGAAAAGGAATATTGAGAAACCAAATCCCAGACCTGATCGACATAACATTCATGGCAAACAATGACGATTTCATCGATCGAAGGATAGGTTTGAAACATTTTTACCGTGTGAGCGAGAACTGGCATCCCTGCCAATTTCAAGAATTGTTTTGGTTGCTGATCCTGGAAACGCAGGCCAGAGCCTGACGCCAAAATAATTGCTGAAACCATCAAGACTCGACTCCCAAGGGTCGTTGTTTTTTAAGCTCACGCAAAAAAACAAGGTTCAAAGCAAAAAAAAGGAATAAGCCTCCGGCCACCGCAATCTGAATGGCAACCACAGGTTGCTTTACAAGTGGACCAACGACAAAAACCAGAGCATCCAATTCCACATCATGGAAATAAGGCATCAAATTGCGTCTCTGCGTAAAATGAAACCAGCGCGCCAACAAAGAAGTGCTCACGCCCTGTGTAATTAAATCACCCCCTAGCCTACTGGCAAAGCCTGCTTTTGCCAGCGTGCGCTCCTGATATCCTCTTGAGATGATAATTAAATTATTGACTCCAAGATAAAGCAGCAACCAGAAAAAAACAGCGATAGACTGGTGAGAGATCCAGTAGCCATGCCCCAGCGCCAGACATAACAGGACAATCCGCACCCGGTCGAGAATAGCATCCAGATATCCCCCAGCTGGGGTGGCGTTCTTTTTCAACCGCGCAATCGTGCCATCGACACAGTCCAATAAATAATTAAGTTCAAAAAGGACAACAGCCAAGATGGTCGTCCAATATGTACCTTGGGCAAATAAAACTGCCACAGGTGGCACCAATGCAAATGCAGCCACAGTAATCTGGTTAGGGGTGATCTGGGTGCGGTTCGCCAAATAAAGGGCCAGACGTCTCACAAAAGGAAGGATAAAAAAAACTGCCCACCATGATTTACGCTGCAAACAACTTTCAACATCTCCCAAAGAAAAAACCATATTCTTCAATGGTAAAAAATCGTCCCGTTAAGTCGCATGGCTCCAGCACGCTCCGCTAAGATTTTCCCACATTTTAACGGTAACATAGATAAAAGAACCCCACAAAAACTTCTCCAGTCAAGCATGTCTTGTATAAGCACATTTAAATAGCCATTGAGGGCACTCAATCTGTCATCGTCAAGAAGGCTTAATGTCGCCAACCTCCGCAAATGTTCCTTACGCGTTCGTGGAAAATTGGCAAATTCCTCTGGAAACTTTGCAAGCAGACGCTTTCGTCCTGCAATTTTATGTTTTAGATTAGAGGTTATTTGTCCTTCATGTACCCGGCGATACAATAGAACGTCTGGGACAAAAACTGCATCGCCCCAATGCAACAATCGCAACCACAAGTCCCAATCCTGACAGCTTTTAAATGATTCGTCGAAACCCCCAACAGAGGTTAATGCTTCTCGTTTAATCAGAGGGACAGAACACCCGCCGATAACGTTTCTAGAGAGCAGCAATTTAAACAATCCATCTTCTAATTCGACTTTATATGGCGCAAAACAAGTCATAAGGCTTGCCAAGTTTTTGACATATGCAAATGAACATCCGACAAGGGCACAAGGCAAACTGGCACATTTAAAACATTCAATTTGCTTAGATATTTTTTCGGGCAGCCAGAGATCATCATCATCAAGAAAGGCAATATACTCGCCCGATGCCAGCCTTGCCCCAGCATTACGTGCAGCTGGGGCTCCCAGAGATTTTTCGTGACGCAGAAAAAGAATCCGGTCACCATATTTTTCTTTCAGCATCGGCCCTAAAGGAGTTGCCGAGCCATCATCAACAACGATAACTTCGAGATTCTGATAGGTTTGCGCAAAAACGCTGTCGAGGGCTTCCAGCAGAAAGTCCAGCCTGTTCTTACTGGGAATAACGACAGAAACCAAAGGGTGCTCAGCGTGATTAAATAACGACATTATAGATCCACTATATCTTTATAAAATTTAGCGGTAGAGGCCCCCAAACGATCCCATCCGAGCAAATCCGCTATGCTTTCAGCCGTTTGCGACATTTCCTCTAGATTACAATAAAAACTCTTTTCAATAGCACGCCTTAAGGCCCCTGACTTTGAGGGGTCATACAATATTCCCCCGCCATTTACCATAAGCTCTGGCAAGCAGCCCAACGCCGGTGCAATTACTGGCGTTCCCATCGATAAAGAAAGAATAACGGCGCCGGATGTAAGTATATTTCTATAAGGCGCCAGCATTATATCTGCTGCAGCAAAAAAAAAGGGAACCTCAGCATTAGGAATATAATCATTGAAAAACTTAAGCCCAACTTTCCCTATCTGTTCAGTCTCAAGAAGAGAGGAATCAACTTCTCCACGCCCAGCGACAACGAGTGTCACATCTCTATCAAGTCGTGCAAGCTGATGCACGAGTTCAGTTATATTTTTGTATTCTCTCAATAAGCCAAAAGACAAAAAAACAATACCTTCATGAGGCAAGCCGAGCTTGTTACGAGCAACTTCTCGACTTGGCTTGTTCGGGTAGCAGCCAATGTAATTACCATGAGGTATTACGGCTGTTTTCTTTGCATTGCCGAACCGACGCTGTATTTCAGAAAGAGCAAATTCGCAATGACATATGATTCCATCACCAAAACGGATAAAAAAATAACGAAAAAAAAGATCCCAAAAAGGGGTGCGAGATTCATGCGGTAAAATATTGTGAACTGTCCAAACAAGACGAAATCCGAGGGTTTTTGCTGCCAAGATGCGGAAAACAAGAATCATAGACCGAAGAAAAGTAAGCCTCCCCATACGATAAAGGCTGGATGGCCAATGAATGTGGATAATTTCTACGTCTTTATGATGTTTGCAAAGCCAAGACAATTTTGGGAAAATAGAACTTTTATAGACATCAATATGGCACTTTTTTAGAGATTCCGACAACAGCTTTTGATAGGGATTCCCATCAGCAACAGGCGCAAAAACTACTTTCACAACCAAACCATCTCCAGATAAAACTACGAAAATATCTCCTCTAATGGAGCGACAATTTTTTTATTATAGGATGAAGCAAACTCCAATGCACAATCCGAAAGATGCGTTCTCACTTGATTATTTTTAAGCAGATATAACAGCTCTGCCTTAAATTCAGAAGCAGTGTCAGCCACAAGAAACGCACTACCTCGCCCGCTCTCCAAACCAACAGCGCCCTCAGATGTTGTCAAAAGAGGCAGGCCGAAACCTAACGCTTCAATATTCTTTATCTTCAAGCCAGTTCCAAACTGTACAGGATTTATTACCACGTCAGCAGATGAGTAAACAGCCATCAAGTCATCAACCACGCCATAAAGAATACAACCTGTCGGGAATTGACTGAATTTAGAACAAACAGAACCAGCGACACCTAGGGTCAGGCCTGGAAAATCGCACAAAACACTGGGCCAAACTTCATTAAGAAAAAAAGTTAGGGCATGAACATTTACATTATTCCCTGACCCTAAAAAAAGGACTTCACGAGCAACCGAACGTTTCTTGAATAGATTTTTAATTTCGCATCCATGCCCAACAACAAGGCATTGTTTATCAGGCACAAGAGAAGCATAATATGCACGATCATGTTCCTGAATCGCAAGAACTACATCTGCGCGAGACAAGCCCTTTTTCTCTTCGGACTCAGTAGTATAAAACCATGATGGAATATCGCCATTTTCGATAAAAATCTTATGTCTATTCGCAAAAACATCATGCGTGTCTAATACTTTTTTAACACCGCTAAACAAGCCTAAATACCTTGAAAAAAATACGTATTCTGCCAAAACAATATCAAATTTGAATTCTTCATGGAGACC
This region of Desulfuromonas thiophila genomic DNA includes:
- a CDS encoding glycosyltransferase, producing the protein MKVVFAPVADGNPYQKLLSESLKKCHIDVYKSSIFPKLSWLCKHHKDVEIIHIHWPSSLYRMGRLTFLRSMILVFRILAAKTLGFRLVWTVHNILPHESRTPFWDLFFRYFFIRFGDGIICHCEFALSEIQRRFGNAKKTAVIPHGNYIGCYPNKPSREVARNKLGLPHEGIVFLSFGLLREYKNITELVHQLARLDRDVTLVVAGRGEVDSSLLETEQIGKVGLKFFNDYIPNAEVPFFFAAADIMLAPYRNILTSGAVILSLSMGTPVIAPALGCLPELMVNGGGILYDPSKSGALRRAIEKSFYCNLEEMSQTAESIADLLGWDRLGASTAKFYKDIVDL
- a CDS encoding glycosyltransferase, giving the protein MPRILVLSHTPTHPASSGNRARLSTLLCALQKQGHEVCLFLLDVGNGDNKSMEEKWDKFWSYTYSIPQIKYTKRIVDRVSKILKLNYFFPYGIDDWHDKKVDAVLIGLHEEFKFDIVLAEYVFFSRYLGLFSGVKKVLDTHDVFANRHKIFIENGDIPSWFYTTESEEKKGLSRADVVLAIQEHDRAYYASLVPDKQCLVVGHGCEIKNLFKKRSVAREVLFLGSGNNVNVHALTFFLNEVWPSVLCDFPGLTLGVAGSVCSKFSQFPTGCILYGVVDDLMAVYSSADVVINPVQFGTGLKIKNIEALGFGLPLLTTSEGAVGLESGRGSAFLVADTASEFKAELLYLLKNNQVRTHLSDCALEFASSYNKKIVAPLEEIFS
- a CDS encoding CDP-alcohol phosphatidyltransferase family protein gives rise to the protein MVFSLGDVESCLQRKSWWAVFFILPFVRRLALYLANRTQITPNQITVAAFALVPPVAVLFAQGTYWTTILAVVLFELNYLLDCVDGTIARLKKNATPAGGYLDAILDRVRIVLLCLALGHGYWISHQSIAVFFWLLLYLGVNNLIIISRGYQERTLAKAGFASRLGGDLITQGVSTSLLARWFHFTQRRNLMPYFHDVELDALVFVVGPLVKQPVVAIQIAVAGGLFLFFALNLVFLRELKKQRPLGVES
- a CDS encoding glycosyltransferase family 2 protein; translated protein: MSLFNHAEHPLVSVVIPSKNRLDFLLEALDSVFAQTYQNLEVIVVDDGSATPLGPMLKEKYGDRILFLRHEKSLGAPAARNAGARLASGEYIAFLDDDDLWLPEKISKQIECFKCASLPCALVGCSFAYVKNLASLMTCFAPYKVELEDGLFKLLLSRNVIGGCSVPLIKREALTSVGGFDESFKSCQDWDLWLRLLHWGDAVFVPDVLLYRRVHEGQITSNLKHKIAGRKRLLAKFPEEFANFPRTRKEHLRRLATLSLLDDDRLSALNGYLNVLIQDMLDWRSFCGVLLSMLPLKCGKILAERAGAMRLNGTIFYH